One stretch of Siphonobacter curvatus DNA includes these proteins:
- the rplM gene encoding 50S ribosomal protein L13 has product MDQLSYKTVSANPATVTKEWVIVDAENAILGRLTSQIAAILRGKHKTNYTPHIDCGDNVIVINADKIRLTGNKMTDKQYVRHTGHPGGQRFATPREVLEKIPARVIEYAVKGMLPKTRLGRRLFTNLHVYAGPNHPHEAQQPKKIEL; this is encoded by the coding sequence GTGGACCAGTTAAGCTACAAAACTGTTTCAGCCAATCCAGCGACCGTAACTAAGGAGTGGGTCATTGTTGACGCTGAAAACGCGATCTTGGGTCGTCTGACCAGCCAGATCGCCGCTATCCTGCGGGGTAAGCACAAAACCAACTACACGCCTCATATCGATTGTGGGGATAACGTGATCGTAATCAACGCCGACAAGATTCGTCTGACGGGTAACAAAATGACTGACAAGCAGTACGTGCGTCACACGGGTCACCCCGGTGGACAGCGTTTTGCTACGCCTCGGGAAGTTTTGGAAAAAATTCCTGCTCGGGTTATCGAATATGCCGTAAAAGGTATGTTGCCGAAAACGCGTCTGGGTCGTCGCCTGTTTACGAACCTGCACGTGTATGCTGGCCCTAACCATCCGCACGAAGCTCAACAACCGAAGAAAATCGAATTGTAA
- the rpsI gene encoding 30S ribosomal protein S9 has translation MAEVINTLGRRKTAVARVYLTPGNGTITVNGRDFKEYFPSEVLQIVVNQPFTTTNTLGAYDIKANLDGGGVAGQAEALRMGISRALDQVNPEFHTALKKVGFLTRDDRMVERKKPGRRKARRRFQFSKR, from the coding sequence ATGGCAGAAGTAATTAATACGCTCGGCCGCCGGAAAACTGCCGTAGCTCGCGTTTATTTGACGCCGGGTAACGGTACGATCACGGTAAACGGCCGCGATTTCAAGGAGTACTTCCCTTCTGAAGTTCTCCAAATTGTTGTAAACCAGCCTTTTACTACTACCAACACCCTGGGTGCTTATGACATTAAAGCAAACCTGGATGGCGGTGGAGTAGCCGGTCAAGCCGAAGCTCTTCGCATGGGTATCTCTCGTGCGTTGGATCAGGTGAACCCTGAATTCCACACGGCTCTGAAGAAAGTTGGCTTCCTGACGCGTGATGATCGTATGGTGGAACGTAAGAAACCAGGTCGTCGCAAAGCTCGTCGTCGCTTCCAGTTCAGCAAGCGTTAA
- a CDS encoding c-type cytochrome — MNKTLLPLLGLVAALFVGTDASAQSKTDPPAEIKALLEKNICLTCHKVNERLVGPAYTDVAKKKYKPEQIVELIYKPKPSNWPGYPPMAPMTQVPKEDAMKIAKWIVSLNAPAKKK, encoded by the coding sequence ATGAACAAAACGCTTCTTCCCCTGCTGGGTCTGGTGGCCGCCTTATTCGTAGGTACCGACGCCTCTGCACAAAGTAAAACTGATCCTCCGGCTGAAATCAAAGCCCTGCTTGAGAAAAACATCTGCCTTACTTGCCACAAAGTAAACGAACGTCTGGTAGGTCCAGCGTACACGGATGTGGCCAAGAAGAAATACAAGCCGGAACAAATCGTTGAATTGATCTACAAACCGAAGCCTTCAAACTGGCCCGGTTATCCTCCAATGGCTCCGATGACGCAGGTTCCCAAGGAAGATGCTATGAAAATTGCCAAGTGGATCGTTTCGCTTAACGCTCCCGCGAAGAAAAAATAA
- the uvrA gene encoding excinuclease ABC subunit UvrA: protein MNSIETLGRPSVETLDPKQYILIKGARVNNLKNIDVSIPRNKLIVITGLSGSGKSSLAFDTLFAEGQRMYVESLSSYARQFLGRMEKPEVDWIKGVSPAIAIEQKVSTKNPRSTVGTTTEIYDYLKLLFARIGRTYSPVSGQEVRKDTVTDVVDYILSLEENARVLITTPLIRKNNRSLTEELTILVQKGFTRIVAEDETIQIEEALEDAATSQRITDLPLHILIDRLAVKKEDEETQFRLGDSVQTAFFEGEGSCFVQVLGGERRQFSDRFELDGIAFEEPSVNLFSFNNPYGACKRCEGFGTILGIDPDLVFPDRNLSVFEGAIAPWRTEKMGEWLTPLLRNGIRFDFPIHRAYKELSQAEKDLLWKGNKYFGGLDDFFKMLEGESYKIQYRVLLSRYRGRTVCPECRGSRLRKDAGYVKINGKSIVDIVLRPISEIAQLFREMELPEYQEKVARRILTEIQNRLDYMERVGLGYLTLNRLTNTLSGGEFQRIKLATSLGSALVGSMYILDEPSIGLHPRDTQRLISVLKSLRDLGNTVIVVEHEEEVMKAADEIIDIGPEAGTGGGQVVFHGDWNTIEDLRLEGPREETSSSHTLAFLTGQDVIQTPKFRRRPSGWLELKGARENNLRDVNVRFPLGTLTVITGVSGSGKSTLIRKILYPALGKMLGTYSDESGKYSELVGDLKGLTAVEMVDQNPIGKSSRSNPVTYVKAYDHIRQLMSDQQLAKARTYKPSHFSFNVDGGRCETCQGEGQVKIEMQFMADIYLTCESCGGKRFKQEILEVKYKDKDVAEILDMTVDEAVTFFRDEPKIYEKLMPLQEVGLGYVTLGQSSNSLSGGEAQRVKLASFLGKGNPNAGKTLFIFDEPTTGLHFHDIRKLLKSINALVEQGDSVIIIEHNTEVIKCADYIIDIGPDGGEAGGQITFTGTPEEMIQLQDDNHTARFLKEKMAE, encoded by the coding sequence ATGAATTCAATTGAAACGCTGGGTCGCCCGTCGGTCGAAACCCTCGATCCGAAGCAATACATCCTCATCAAAGGAGCACGTGTCAATAATCTTAAAAATATAGACGTTTCTATTCCCCGTAACAAGCTGATTGTCATTACTGGATTGTCGGGTAGCGGGAAATCATCCTTGGCGTTTGATACGCTTTTTGCGGAAGGTCAGCGGATGTACGTGGAAAGTCTGAGCAGTTACGCCCGGCAGTTCTTGGGTCGGATGGAAAAACCGGAAGTAGACTGGATCAAAGGTGTATCGCCCGCTATCGCCATTGAGCAGAAAGTGAGTACGAAAAACCCCCGCTCGACGGTGGGGACTACTACCGAAATTTACGATTACCTTAAATTACTCTTCGCCCGTATTGGCCGCACGTACTCGCCCGTATCGGGTCAGGAAGTACGAAAAGATACCGTAACGGACGTCGTAGACTATATTCTTTCGCTGGAAGAAAACGCCCGCGTACTGATCACCACACCGCTCATTCGTAAAAACAACCGGAGTCTGACCGAAGAGTTGACCATTCTGGTACAGAAAGGCTTTACGCGGATTGTGGCCGAAGATGAAACCATACAGATTGAGGAAGCACTGGAAGATGCCGCAACGAGTCAGCGAATTACGGATCTGCCACTGCATATTCTGATTGACCGGCTGGCGGTAAAGAAAGAAGACGAGGAAACGCAGTTTCGTTTAGGGGATTCCGTACAAACGGCTTTTTTCGAAGGCGAAGGCTCCTGTTTCGTGCAGGTGCTGGGCGGTGAGCGGCGGCAGTTTTCTGACCGTTTCGAACTCGACGGTATCGCGTTTGAAGAACCCAGCGTCAATCTATTCAGTTTTAATAACCCGTACGGAGCCTGCAAACGCTGCGAAGGATTTGGTACCATTCTGGGTATTGACCCCGATTTGGTATTCCCGGATCGTAACCTGTCCGTATTCGAAGGAGCCATTGCCCCCTGGCGTACGGAAAAAATGGGTGAGTGGCTCACGCCGCTGTTACGCAACGGCATCCGCTTTGATTTCCCCATTCACCGGGCGTACAAAGAGCTGAGCCAAGCCGAAAAGGACTTGCTCTGGAAAGGAAATAAGTACTTTGGCGGTCTGGATGATTTCTTCAAAATGCTAGAAGGCGAATCGTACAAAATTCAGTACCGGGTGCTGTTGAGCCGATACCGGGGTCGTACGGTATGTCCGGAATGCCGGGGTTCGCGACTGCGAAAGGACGCCGGATACGTAAAAATTAACGGTAAATCCATCGTTGACATCGTTTTACGCCCCATCTCCGAAATCGCTCAGTTGTTCCGCGAAATGGAACTGCCGGAGTATCAGGAGAAAGTAGCCCGCCGGATTCTGACGGAAATTCAGAACCGACTGGATTATATGGAACGGGTAGGGTTGGGATACCTAACGCTTAATCGATTAACGAATACCCTGTCAGGCGGAGAATTCCAGCGGATTAAACTGGCGACTTCTTTGGGTAGTGCTCTGGTAGGGTCGATGTATATTCTGGACGAACCCAGTATTGGACTCCATCCCCGTGATACGCAGCGACTGATTTCAGTACTGAAATCTTTACGAGATCTGGGCAATACGGTGATCGTGGTAGAACACGAGGAAGAAGTCATGAAGGCCGCCGATGAAATCATTGACATTGGCCCCGAAGCCGGTACTGGCGGTGGACAGGTCGTTTTCCACGGCGACTGGAATACCATTGAAGATTTACGCTTGGAAGGGCCACGCGAGGAGACGAGTTCATCGCATACGCTGGCTTTCTTGACGGGACAGGACGTAATTCAAACGCCTAAATTCCGCCGTCGGCCTTCGGGTTGGCTGGAACTGAAAGGAGCCCGGGAAAACAACCTACGGGATGTGAATGTCCGTTTCCCGCTCGGCACGCTGACGGTGATTACGGGCGTGAGTGGCTCCGGAAAATCTACACTGATCCGGAAGATTCTGTATCCGGCCTTGGGCAAGATGCTGGGTACGTATTCGGACGAATCGGGTAAGTATTCCGAACTGGTTGGCGATCTGAAAGGATTGACAGCCGTAGAAATGGTCGATCAAAATCCGATTGGAAAATCCAGCCGTTCGAACCCGGTTACGTACGTGAAAGCCTACGATCACATTCGTCAGCTGATGAGTGATCAGCAACTGGCCAAAGCTCGTACCTACAAGCCGAGTCATTTTTCCTTTAACGTGGATGGCGGTCGTTGCGAGACGTGTCAGGGCGAAGGGCAGGTAAAGATTGAAATGCAATTCATGGCCGATATCTACCTGACTTGTGAATCCTGCGGCGGCAAACGCTTCAAGCAGGAAATTCTGGAGGTCAAGTACAAGGATAAAGATGTGGCTGAAATTCTGGATATGACCGTCGACGAAGCCGTCACTTTCTTCCGGGACGAACCCAAGATTTACGAAAAGCTGATGCCTTTGCAGGAAGTAGGCTTGGGTTATGTAACGTTGGGTCAATCGTCCAATTCACTTTCTGGGGGAGAAGCTCAGCGGGTGAAACTGGCGAGTTTCCTGGGAAAAGGGAATCCGAACGCCGGGAAAACGCTCTTCATTTTTGACGAACCTACGACTGGACTCCACTTCCACGACATCCGCAAGCTCCTGAAATCCATCAACGCCTTGGTAGAACAGGGCGACTCGGTAATCATTATCGAGCACAATACGGAAGTCATCAAGTGTGCCGATTACATCATCGACATTGGTCCGGATGGGGGCGAGGCCGGTGGGCAGATCACCTTTACGGGGACGCCGGAAGAGATGATTCAACTGCAAGACGATAATCATACGGCCCGGTTTTTGAAAGAAAAAATGGCCGAGTGA
- the murQ gene encoding N-acetylmuramic acid 6-phosphate etherase — MLTTESSSHYDHLEEMTVRQLLEGINNEDKTVPLAVEKALPQIEALVTQIVARMKQGGRLFYIGAGTSGRLGILDASECPPTYGVPFGLVVGLIAGGDTAIRKAVENAEDNVEQAWKDLQEYEINELDSLVGIAASGTTPYVIGGVKAARERGILTGCVVCNAGSPLAAAVEYPVEAVVGPEFVTGSTRMKSGTAQKLILNMISTSTMIQLGRVKGNRMVDMQLSNYKLVNRAIQMVMAELDTTREKAEDLLARHGSVRKAVEAGKNL, encoded by the coding sequence ATGCTTACAACCGAATCCTCCTCTCATTACGATCATCTGGAAGAAATGACCGTCCGGCAGCTACTGGAAGGCATTAACAATGAAGATAAAACGGTACCTCTGGCCGTTGAAAAAGCACTGCCGCAGATTGAAGCCCTGGTTACGCAGATTGTCGCCCGCATGAAGCAGGGCGGACGTTTGTTTTACATTGGTGCGGGTACCAGTGGCCGTTTGGGTATCCTCGATGCTTCGGAATGTCCGCCCACCTACGGTGTACCGTTTGGTTTGGTGGTCGGACTGATTGCCGGAGGAGATACCGCCATTCGGAAAGCCGTTGAAAATGCCGAAGACAACGTCGAACAGGCCTGGAAAGATTTGCAGGAATACGAAATCAACGAACTGGATTCACTCGTAGGTATCGCAGCATCGGGTACAACGCCTTACGTCATTGGTGGGGTGAAAGCTGCCCGCGAACGGGGCATTCTGACGGGTTGCGTCGTTTGTAATGCCGGTAGCCCCCTGGCCGCGGCCGTGGAATATCCGGTAGAAGCGGTGGTAGGCCCTGAGTTTGTAACGGGTAGCACGCGAATGAAATCGGGTACGGCTCAGAAACTCATTCTGAATATGATCTCGACGAGTACGATGATTCAGCTCGGTCGGGTGAAGGGCAATCGGATGGTGGATATGCAGTTGTCCAACTACAAGCTCGTCAATCGGGCTATTCAGATGGTCATGGCTGAACTCGATACCACCCGGGAAAAGGCGGAGGATTTACTAGCCCGCCACGGCAGTGTACGAAAAGCAGTAGAAGCGGGTAAGAATCTTTAG
- the def gene encoding peptide deformylase produces the protein MILPIVAYGDPVLRKEAVDIQKDTDLDLQALVDNMFETMYKASGVGLAAPQVGMSLRLFVVDGTPIIDGEEEDSEDFDPSLVGFKKAFINPEILEEDGEEWAYEEGCLSIPGIRSDVSRPERVKIKYYDLDWNEHIDEYDGIAARIIQHEYDHIEGILFTDHLPPLKRTLLKKKLSNITKGEVRVDYKMKFPK, from the coding sequence ATGATTTTACCCATCGTCGCCTACGGTGATCCGGTGTTACGGAAGGAAGCCGTCGACATTCAAAAAGATACAGATCTCGACCTGCAAGCATTGGTCGATAATATGTTTGAAACGATGTACAAAGCCTCGGGTGTCGGACTGGCCGCCCCGCAGGTAGGCATGAGCCTGCGTTTGTTCGTCGTAGACGGTACGCCGATCATCGACGGAGAAGAGGAAGACAGTGAAGATTTTGATCCGAGTCTGGTAGGTTTTAAAAAGGCGTTCATCAATCCCGAAATTCTGGAAGAAGATGGCGAAGAGTGGGCCTACGAAGAAGGCTGTTTATCCATTCCGGGTATTCGTTCGGACGTGAGTCGCCCGGAGCGGGTCAAGATTAAATACTACGATCTGGACTGGAACGAGCACATTGACGAGTACGATGGGATTGCCGCCCGGATCATCCAGCACGAGTACGATCACATTGAAGGCATCCTGTTCACCGATCACCTGCCTCCGCTGAAGCGTACCCTGCTTAAGAAGAAACTTTCCAACATCACGAAAGGAGAAGTGCGGGTGGATTACAAAATGAAATTCCCCAAGTAG
- a CDS encoding amidohydrolase family protein, translated as MNRRKALSHLSLSSVALLGGWGFTKTWVKASPVQERVFSLVIQKGSVFTEGKLQPLNVGITEDGLLHLSPLELQGTQVIDASQHVVSPGFVDILADGPKNLTNDYHVFERFKLTDGVTTTLQLHGGRENPEEYHRFFDPKPHYTNYGVGIYVMGIRLAADLPHRLKHVEKMLAEGALSVSHSLEYQPTPYEEVKAYAQLARRYERPMFLHLRYSDKEHELDGVKEAIRLARETGVRMHIDHLHSTGGTFHMAEALDLIHEARQLGLDITTCVYPYSYWATYLHSKRFDDGWQERYNLAYDDLRLVGTQERISKKSFQYYRQHPGYLVAVPEGAMPFDTTIDLALQTDFCMIGSDGGIASLEAANSHPRGAGCFATALQHAQAIGMPLEKMLPKLTSMPADLIRRAVQNRGEIKEGAIADLTIFNPKTVQGLATVENPNTDSAGIKAVILNGKVAYQEGKILAEYGLPIRNSGRRA; from the coding sequence ATGAATCGTCGGAAGGCCTTAAGCCATCTTTCGCTAAGCTCCGTTGCTTTGTTGGGCGGCTGGGGTTTCACTAAAACCTGGGTAAAAGCTTCGCCAGTTCAGGAGCGGGTTTTCTCCCTGGTCATTCAGAAGGGTTCTGTTTTTACGGAAGGCAAACTGCAGCCGCTAAACGTAGGCATTACTGAAGACGGGTTATTACACCTAAGTCCGCTGGAGCTGCAGGGCACGCAGGTGATTGACGCCAGCCAACACGTAGTCAGTCCGGGTTTTGTTGATATTTTAGCCGATGGACCGAAAAACCTAACGAATGATTACCACGTCTTCGAACGCTTCAAATTAACCGATGGCGTAACCACAACCCTGCAGCTACACGGTGGACGGGAAAATCCGGAAGAATACCACCGCTTTTTTGATCCAAAACCGCATTATACCAATTACGGCGTAGGCATTTACGTGATGGGAATTCGACTCGCCGCAGATTTGCCGCACCGACTCAAGCACGTAGAAAAAATGCTGGCGGAAGGAGCCTTAAGCGTATCGCATAGTTTGGAATATCAACCCACACCTTACGAGGAAGTGAAGGCGTATGCCCAACTCGCTAGGCGGTACGAACGCCCGATGTTTTTGCACCTACGGTATTCGGATAAAGAACATGAACTGGATGGTGTAAAAGAAGCCATTCGCCTGGCCCGGGAGACGGGCGTCCGGATGCATATCGATCACCTGCACTCCACGGGCGGGACTTTTCACATGGCTGAAGCTCTGGATTTGATTCACGAGGCCCGGCAGTTGGGATTGGACATTACCACCTGCGTATATCCCTATAGTTACTGGGCTACGTACCTGCATTCCAAACGCTTTGACGACGGGTGGCAAGAGCGGTACAACTTAGCGTATGACGATCTGCGACTGGTGGGTACTCAGGAACGAATCAGTAAGAAATCCTTTCAGTACTACCGTCAACACCCCGGCTATCTGGTAGCTGTACCCGAAGGAGCTATGCCCTTTGATACGACGATAGATCTGGCCTTGCAAACGGATTTCTGTATGATTGGATCAGACGGAGGAATTGCTTCATTGGAAGCCGCTAACTCGCACCCGCGTGGAGCCGGCTGTTTTGCCACGGCTCTACAACACGCTCAGGCGATTGGTATGCCGCTGGAAAAGATGTTACCAAAGCTGACGAGTATGCCCGCGGATTTGATTCGTCGGGCCGTACAGAATCGGGGTGAAATCAAAGAAGGGGCCATCGCCGATCTGACGATTTTTAATCCGAAAACCGTACAGGGCCTGGCTACCGTTGAAAATCCCAATACCGATTCGGCAGGAATCAAAGCCGTCATTCTAAATGGAAAAGTAGCCTATCAGGAGGGAAAAATTCTGGCCGAATATGGCCTGCCCATTCGGAACTCGGGGCGAAGGGCTTGA
- a CDS encoding PfkB family carbohydrate kinase, which produces MSLLAIGTVAFDAIESPFGKTDKIIGGACTFISLAASYFTKPINIVAVVGDDFPQEYIQLLQNQGVDTEGLQVKAGEKSFFWSGKYHNDMNTRDTLVTELNVLADFDPIIPESYQNCEYLMLGNLTPQVQMTVLDRLKKRPKLVVLDTMNFWMNVAMDDLKKVIQRIDVLSINDEEARQLSGEYSLRKAAKIIMAMGPSTLIIKKGEHGALLFQGEEIFFAPALPLEEVFDPTGAGDTFAGGFIGYLAATNDTSFENMKRAIIYGSALASFCVEKFGTERLLGLSKEEVDARVQEFVKLSGFTV; this is translated from the coding sequence ATGAGTCTTTTAGCAATCGGTACGGTGGCTTTCGATGCCATTGAATCCCCTTTCGGCAAAACGGATAAAATCATTGGCGGAGCCTGTACGTTCATTTCCCTGGCGGCATCTTACTTTACCAAACCCATCAATATTGTAGCCGTAGTCGGCGATGATTTTCCCCAGGAATACATTCAACTGCTGCAAAATCAGGGTGTTGATACGGAAGGTTTGCAAGTGAAGGCAGGAGAAAAATCCTTCTTCTGGTCGGGCAAGTATCATAACGATATGAACACCCGCGATACGCTGGTGACCGAGCTAAACGTACTAGCTGACTTTGATCCCATTATTCCCGAATCGTACCAGAATTGCGAATACCTGATGCTGGGCAACCTGACCCCTCAGGTACAAATGACGGTATTGGATCGTCTGAAAAAGCGTCCGAAACTCGTGGTACTCGATACCATGAATTTCTGGATGAACGTGGCGATGGATGATCTTAAAAAGGTTATCCAACGTATCGACGTGCTGAGTATCAATGATGAAGAAGCTCGTCAGCTTTCCGGTGAATACAGCTTACGCAAAGCTGCGAAAATTATTATGGCGATGGGACCCAGTACGCTGATCATCAAAAAAGGCGAACACGGAGCCCTGTTGTTCCAAGGCGAAGAAATTTTCTTTGCTCCGGCCCTGCCGCTGGAAGAAGTCTTCGATCCAACCGGAGCGGGCGATACCTTCGCGGGTGGTTTCATCGGCTACCTCGCCGCTACTAATGACACCAGCTTTGAAAACATGAAGCGGGCGATCATTTACGGGTCAGCCCTGGCTTCCTTCTGCGTAGAGAAATTTGGTACTGAACGGCTGCTCGGCCTTTCCAAAGAAGAGGTAGATGCTCGCGTACAGGAGTTCGTAAAACTGTCAGGATTTACGGTATAA